DNA from Eucalyptus grandis isolate ANBG69807.140 chromosome 5, ASM1654582v1, whole genome shotgun sequence:
AGATGCCATTAATCCTCGCTGTCGCATGGGTGGTTAAACAAGTGTGTGCTAGGATTAGTTTTGTCAACACTATTCtagctgaaacatttttgtcactcactcgatttaaggaaaatgaagataaaaccTTTCATGCACCAATTGAACTCTTAcaaatttggttcttttctcatatgAGTAAGATTAATATTCGCATGAATATCATTAATATCACTAATTCCCATCATCCCATCGAGGTATTCAAAAATCATCAGAATCGAACTCCAAATCTTTCTTACTCGAAATGGgtaaaattgttgaaaaatcccaataccaagattttcctatggcatgctaaatggttccaagtctCCAAGGCACGTCTCTTTCATGGTGATGATGAGCCGATCCCGCTATTGGGGATCACCGGTGCCACTTCCTACTACCCACTTCGAGTGGCCCGTCAATATCGAGTCGTGCAGGATCTACCGCCCCCACTCAAGCTTGGTCTATTCCAAGTCCGATTCACTACCATGGATGGTGATCATAAAAAATGGCTCCGTTGTATCGAACAAGCTTGGCTTGCATGTCACGAGCAAAAGTTAAGCTTGCCTGAAGAAGAGCtcgaagggaaggaaaagactTACTATGCCACTATTCGATACATCCGTCAGCACAAGATTCCAACCGAGTATCTCCCAAAGGTCCCAGATGTGACTGAAAGGCCCACTCGGCAAGCAGAGCTTAATCGTCAcaagaggaagattgaagaacttgagaagCAAGCCAAGAAGGATGCCAAAGAGAAGAGGCAATTACGTCGAGCGTTGGCTTCCCATTTGTTTATGGATCGGGCCAAATAAAGTGGCTTGAGTCTATTTAGTCTTTTTACTTTAGCTtaatgtttaggaagttgagCCATTTACCTTTTTGTTTAGGGCTTTTCAAGTGTTTTTACATTGTCAATGTCAAACAAtttcattaataaataaaagcgATTAGACTTTCGTCATGGACCGGCATTGTTTTATATGAAGTGCTTATGTGTATTCATTTATtcaaattaggtgataacggattcTCCACGCTCGCCTATTATCACGCGattaagagcaagaatggccgaccAAAGCGAGATGCGCGATCGCATGTCCTCCGTGGAAGGCCAACTCAACAGTTAGTTGCCTCTATGGAGCTTATAACAGCTCAACTTCAATCCCTCCAAGTGAACCCGGTTCCTCCACCTGCTCTCCCGAGATAGTAGTCCCGAGGCAAGCAAAAGGGCCCAAATGAATGATGATGAAATGCCTGAGTTGGAAGATGACGTGGTCCTTGTTGGGAAGGCCAAGCTAGACAATGTTCCCAAGATCGGGATGAGCGTGTTGCAAAGCTAGAGGAGAAAGTGAGACAGCTGCAGGAGTCGCAAAGCTCACTCCCATTCGACCTCTCGGTCTATGAGAAGGTTAAAATGCCGAGCAAGTTTAAAATGCCAGAATTTGAGAAGTACAACGGGACGTCTTGTCCGAaatctcatttgcagatgtatcATGTGCGCATGGCCCAACACGTCAAaaatgagcccctcatgatccaatcgtttCACGCAAGTTTGATCGGGCCCGCACTAAGCGGTATGTGATGAAGAACGTAAACCTCCTCGAAACCTGGAACGAAGTGGCGGATGCGTTCCTCAAAcagtacaagttcaacatggacatcgcacCTTCTCGAGAAGACCTGgagcggatggaaaagaaaaggagtgagTCGTTTAAAGAATATGCTGTGAGATGGAGGAACTTGGCAGCTCAAATTACTCCCgagcctaccaacaaggagttgatgaagttgtttatGAAAACCTTCCATCCGGAGTTCCGCAATCGGATGGCCAGCACGTATGTCGAAAGCTTCAATCAACTTATTCTGTAggggaacaaatcgagatggggataagagaaGGATGGTTTTCGAGCCATCTACTAAAAGGTTCTTtgccaagaaggagaaagaagcagccGTGGATGTGAACgtggcttatagccaagaaagtACCAATCGTGCCCCGACTATCCGGATAAATCAAACAGCAACAAGCCGCCCAAGCAAAGAcagttctctcctctccccgggtctccatcccaagtgttggcaatcctaagaaagaaaggtttgcttactaaTGAACCAAAGCGCCCTAATCGTGAAAGCATTCGTGGTTACGACCCGACGAAGAAGTGTGATTACCATAACGGTGAATTGGGGCATTCAGCGATGAATGTTTCACTCTCAAGCATAAGATCCAAGACCTCTTGGACACGAAGGCCTTCTCATTTCAAACTGCTCGGCCGAATGTCCAGAAGAATCCACTACCAGAGCATGAGGGTATGGTCAATGCTATTCTGGATCCAGACGTTGAAGTCGAATCGAGTTACCACTCATTGGAGTTGGTGTCCACCATACATGCACCTCGAGACTCACCACCCACTCCTGAAGTTTCAAATGTTGCCCTTATGATGGGAAGGATGATGgttgggaatggttttgttcCTGGTAGTGGCCTTGAAAGAAATGGTCAGGGCATTCGAAGTCCCAATGAAGCCCCTCAGAGGTCTCGTGTTGCTagattagggtaccatggaagaggtggggAAAGTTACGGAGGACGAAGACATGAAAGGCGGAACCCGTCACCTAACCACGAGCGAGGAAGGCAAAACCCATCACCCCCGAACATTCGTGAGACATTCCTTAGCCCCCCGGTAATGATGCAGGATGAAGCAGAAATAATAGACACCCTAGGGCAGCCAAGCGGAAAATTCGACTATTTGGTGAAGTATACGGCTCCTCCTAGTTTCTACATTGATCCCCACAGCATtgtcccagatggatggggtggcatggatgatccaaCACCCTCAGAAACAGAGAACCCCGATGATGCATTGGAAGGGATCACTAGTCTCTTTGATGACGTCTTCATAAAGACCATTGATGAAGGACCTCCGGAGAAGATGGGCtctagcccacaagagtaactcgTTCTTGCTTTCCCACATTCCCCTCGCGGAATTTTTATCACTTTCTAGGgcttgttttttatttctttttcttcgctttcttttagggcttgaaaatcgcatttccattcaataaatgtaattgattgatgaatatcaataaaattgcaagttttattttgagggcatgatgaggtataccaaaccagcccgatgatgatatccaaccgataaaagaaaagaaaaatccaaggagaattccgaggcctgggcttcatcatgctttctcgtgtcaaaatatttcaaaaaatgcttttccaaatgcttttaaaaaaaatttatcaaaaaaaaaaatcaaaaaataaaaataaaacttgatTTACTCTGTTTATCTTTTTGACCCATCCACTTTTTGTTTCAGAGATAGTCTTGTAACATATGAAGGtgtggaaatggtccaatccaattccGGAGCCTAGGGGCAAGTTCGCCCCAAGCTACAGCGGCCCATATGTGGTAAAGAAAGTACTTCCTGGAGGTGCCTTGatcttggcagaaatggatggtcgtgagttttccacTCTGTTAATTTAGATcttgtcaagaagtattatccatgatagaatttgccatgtcttGTCTTGAATTACAagtattttatgatgaataaattgcttcaatcgagttgaattgttcaaatttgtcataaatcttgcattttttcttccttgatgaattatgtgagataaattgaatgtgtcaaatgagatactttggaatgatgaaaggcaagccttgttCCATACACTATCCCATACACTAATCATCGGTGAGTTGCGTGAAGAAATTCCATGCCCACAAGGAAAAGGgctatctcgcaaagggtacgtcaaccaaggtgatgagaggcattcttttctctatcctaaacactataggtgatccattgcttaacccttttgagcccatacacttatggatattcttttcgaattacccctgtcaagaatcaccccacattggggcaaatgggagataaaatggcatcatgaggtgagaaaaatgaattgaaattttcttgctctcacttgcatcaatctttaagTCGTGCTATTGCATTGAATTCATGGGTTAacttaagtgccttaggatgacgaagagcatttctttctctatcctacatacttataccctttgcatagcccacttgagcctgaaattttcatttctttaaacccgattggtgatcatcccccacaccggggcaaggaaagaaaaatcaaaccactcaaatagcatgatttacaatgctaataaaaatggagactttgtccaaaaaaaaaaaaagtgcaaaaaaatggggcatgaaaacggtgtgctggtaaaagcaaggccaatgcccaaagaaaaaaaatcaaactcttgGTATAGTAAGTTGTATCCCCATCAAGGTGGTAATAAAAACTCTCAAATGCTGTTGCAATCAATGAAGTTGTGAAAAAAATCTTCGAtagtggagaaggaaagtggtggaaatgtcaagatgatcaccaactttaaccccccctaaacactttttgagcctaatgatcatttcatttctcaacccatgaaccaagcctatgttatgtcccttgcaaagtctcttctgattatggcatttgaattaactaaggggttcacatgttttaagcatcgctcgaagaagtgcgagcaagattatttctttctcattttgcagggttcttgacttgtaaacctagggatgattacagaatatcactcattttttcaaaagcctcgactcaaagagtcccctttgttaagccgttaactatgcccacattacggtcctttTAAAGACCTCTcgattggtaagatcgtaccaCTTGCAAGACTTGCTTTGACCCTATGTTTGGGATTCACctttctaaatgagagtgattGACAAAAGTCCTGCATCAAAGTgcctcatttggtattcttgaaATCCATGTTGaatgaagattgtcttgaatgataattctctcaagtggaaatttgggtgatgcaaaggtcattatgcatttgACACATTAATGAAAATctcactaaattttgaaatgtgcatttttAGCTCAAATTATCTATCTCTTTGATAAAATTAGGTAAATCAAGATTAATGGAAATTCAAGttctttcagaatgtttcatgatattgaGATGAAACCTCTACCATGAAGTGGAAGACCTCTCCtatgatatctaaatttcaaaagacATATCTTCGAAGAATCggagatatcaccaggtaagtatatctctatccatatcttgaatatttgtcattgcacagATATTCCGTTTTaagcataccgacactcaattgagttgtcccccaaagatttctccccagattcaatctgattaaggcgaccgaagaatggttcgggtcttgaTCGGATGATTTCTGTCACAAGGCTGGGCaactgaagaatggttcgggtcctagccaagaaAAACCTCAGTTTGGgtgatcgtagaatggtacgggtcctaaacaacatttattgctctaacaggcgaccaaagaatggttcgggtcctggaaaagcaatttccccattcGGGTGACTATAtaatggtatgggtcctggaaaaataattttcttcgtcaaggcgatcgtagaatggtatgggtcctcgacaacacctattccttattcaagcgaccgtagaatggtacgggtcctggaaaatgaatccccgtttaggcgaccgtagaatggtatgggtcctagacaaaacctttctgccatactgggcgaccgtagaatggtacgggtcctaggaaagcagttcTTTATAAAACTTTTCTGCTGTATTGgtcgaccgtagaatggtacgggtcctgagaaagcagctccttttCGCCATACTtgggcgaccgtaaaatggtacgggtcctagaaaagcagcatcttcacaaagtcatgttactattctaggcgaccgtagaatggtacgagtcctggacgGGTAACActcactacctcgaattactttatcctcctcgaaggtaagttatcccaggtaggttcatctatcatttgcattagtattttcatgcatcatataatttgcattaaaaaatggaattcattttccaaaaaaaaaatcattcattgcatgtgcataaccaaaatttaggtctcaatttgtctttgaaggtaatctcttcgagctcaccttcaaagaggggcagctgttgacacctaaatttttgcataatttttagggttaaaaaaaaacacacacacacacacggcatatagtttagaaacatttcatttttattttgttttattttaggcCGCCGGTGAAACGAGGATTTTTACATATTCCGTtcagatttttcacatattcaagtAATATACACTAGGGGTGTATTTTGCTTGAAAAGGAATTTTGGATGGAATATgcggaaaaagcaaaaagaatatTGCACGAGCAAAATTGGAAAGCGAAATATGCAATAAAGATTCAATTTTTTACCCTATAAAAGGTGTGATGGGGTACAAAAAAAGGGAGGCGACACAATTGAAAACATACGGCCACAATTGAGAGAGTGAGGAGTGTGGTCTGCCTTCACAGAAAAGAAGACGCGCTGCTGTTTAGCCCCATTATCGACGACCAACGATTTCGCTGCCGCTCCTATACCACTTTGCGGCGAGCCCACTTCGAACCCTAGCACACAACACTGGCCCAGCTGCTAATTTGTCGCCGTGCCACGGAATTGCGACTCCTCCTCTTGCTGATCCGAGGAGTTTCCCACAACATCAACAACGTGAAGAGCTACCGCGTCCCTCCTTGGCGAAATCCGATCTGATCTAAGCCTCATTGACGAAGCCCGGTGTTCCTTGAGACGAACCAAGCACATTGGCGCCATCAATTTTCCCTCAAGACGCTCGCTGCTTCTTGACGAACCCCCGCTCATCATAGAGACGTGAAGGGAACACGATTCGTAAAAGAGAGCAGGGAGagttcttttatgtttttgggTCAATAGGTCAACAAAGGGTGGGGTTTCTCTGACGAGGTGCATGGAGAGCacgtgaaagaagaaaaaaaaaaaactataaaggGTGGGGTTATCTTGTTCCGGTGGGGGTCTTCAAGCGTGAAGTGCAAGTTCAACACCCACGGCCGCCGATCCATCATTGACCGCCACCTGCCTCACCCGTGCCACCATTGTTGCTTTTATTCTAATCTGTTCTACATCAAGACAGACGTCTTAGCGTGTTCGCTGCTCCGTCCACCGACGAATCGAGTTGCTGTTGTCGCTGTCACTGTGGATCCGGTGTCGAGCCAAGGGGGCCGGTTTCTCTGTTTTGTAGGTTTGATTTCACAAATTCCTCGGGTGAGCTACGACTCCGAGCGTCCCACCGCCGCTGCCTTGCCTCGAGATCGAGCCGAGCACTACCGTCGCCATCGACCCTTGGGCCGTGACCCTCGATATAGCGAGCCATCGCCAGTCATCCGTCAAGCCAATTCCATTGAGttcaaatttggtaatattATTTGCGAAATTAGGTAAGtgtcttatctaaatttgatttggatattttattgcttaatgcatgcttttcaatatcttacgtgTATGTTTGAATTATCGGCGTGTTCCCAATTATGATTTATTGCCaaattcgcaaccgcacatgaatttttattccatctataaggctttagatggaataattaatcacgcggaataaaattgatatcttgatcttcaaggcttaagatcaatttatcgattttattagcgaaataattaagtttgaatttcaattcaaatgGTGGATAGCGTTTTTGATGATCATGGACGGTTTGATTGTTATCTCTTAATTGTTATGTTTAtctcgaaaatacaaaaaaaaaaaaaaaaaaaaaaaaaatgcatttgcatgtcatgtagaattatggcatattttgtacgtcattgcatattagggttaaattgcacttagtttaatcttagataatattttcttaatttattatgtgtttaagtattttcttaaatagattgcattttaggattatttaggttaagataatattttagtttaaattaggattttgctcaacctaattcctaatatgaattaaataggatcttaatctagttaggtaattttcacatttcaccaaatttccaatttcatgaaaaatacaaaaaatgtcataggttgaattagttttattattaaggataaaatgcattcttttaggaaaaaaagaaaatgtcacatgcacatcattaggattagattcattaaaatgcatgtcatgtggTAGTTGTTGCTAGGCCCATTCAACTAGgagttacatgtcattagagttaggtcatttagttaatattgcattgcatattgcataatttttattaaataagtgaaaacaaaaaaagagaaattgcgtgttaattaaaaacCATATCCagagttgttgatgtggattttaaattaacattgcagatactttcgttgttacgaggtaagtcctacatttttctatttgctttcttgggtgttaaattgatggattgcacacccgcatgatcgcctcgcatgttagagaattagatttaaaattaatccaagctgcctgcaaaacattttctttgaaataaaagagaaaggtaccgaaagggcgttagaaaagtctagcgtaaccaagtccccgaattcataatctctggttcgtaggagtaaagtaaatctctcgttactttacttgggtttctaatcgacccaccaaaaatagattaatggcgactcctaaataaaatccatttgcatgttaagaacttgaacctaagtcgcgaattggtatgggtttgggagagcccgagttaagtttaggcttaacaatccattagccaaaccctagatgGTCCAAACCCCGAAAAAAATGGGTCGCGACAAAGCTCAAAAGTTTCGAACGCAGGTCTGAGATAGATGGGTGCCGTCGAGAAGATCCGCGAGAACCAGCGGGCCAAGGGGCCGGCGACCATCCTCGCTATTGGGACGGCGAATCCGGCGAACTGTGTGTACCAGGCCGAGTACCCACACTACTACTTCCGCATGATGAAGAGCGAGCACATGACGGCCCTCAAGCAGAAGTTCATCCGCATATGTGAGCCACACTCTAGATTGCCCTAcctacaaaatatatattaagtTTTGAGTATCCTTATCATAacttcatagttttttttttctctagattGCCCTAGctacaaaatatatattcaagTTTCGAGTATCCTTATCCTAACTTCAcagtttattttttctcatgaAATATATATGATGTGTTTTGCTTATTACACCCTTTAAGAAAGTCTAACTATCTTTCTTTTTGGATCTTATTGGTGGATAAATTGCATTACCATAGTTTGCTACCATAGTTTGCTTCGTTTCGTAATGAATTTGCAATCATTCTTAACAATCTTAGAATGGTCAAAGGAAAAGGTTATCGAGTAGTACATGTTAGCTAGCCATGCAAATTCTTTATTACTATatgcccccaaaaaaaagaacaaagaaaatctcCAATGCACGCATGTCAACGTTGCTCTTGGAAAGTAAAATGGGAACGTCGCAGGTGACAAGTCAATGATCCACAAGCGTTACATGCACTTGACCGAGGAGCTCATGGAGAAACACCCCGAGATCTGCTCGTACGACGACCCTTCGCTCAACCCACGCCAGGACATAATCATCGACACCATCCCAACGctcggcgaggaggcggcgttGAAGGCCATCAAGGAATGGGGCCAACCCAAGTCCAAGATCACCCACATAGTCTTCTGCTCCACCTCCGGCGTCGACATGCCTGGCGCCGACTACCAGCTCATGCGCCTTCTCGGCCTCAGCCCCTCCGTCAAGCGGGTCATGCTCTACCACCAGGGCTGCTTTGCTGGTGGCACCGTCCTCCGTGTTGCGAAGGACCTTGCCGAGAACAATGCCGGTGCTCGCGTCCTCGTCGTCTGCTCTGAGATCACTGTCACCACCTTCCGAGGCCCGTCTGCTGAGAACCTTGCCAACCTTGTCGGCCAGGCCATCTTTGGGGACGGAGCGGCTGCGCTCATCATAGGGTCCGACCCAGAGATCCCTGCTGAGCGGCCCATATTCCAACTCGTGTGGACTGCGGAGACCGTTTTGCCAAACTCCGAGGGCGCCATCGAGGGTCAACTACGCGACGTTGGCCTCACCTTCGGGTTATCCGACAGGTCCCCCATTTGATCGCAAACCACATCGAGAAGAGCTTGAAAGAGGCATTCGATTCGCTCGGCATAAGTGACTGGAACTCCATCTTTTGGGTGCCTCATCCAGGTGGCCCGGCCATACTCAATCAAATCGAGGCCAAGCTGGGATTGAAAAAGGAGAGGCTCCGAGCCGTGAGGCACGTCCTCAGAGAGTACGGCAACATGTCGAGCGCGTGCGTCTCGTTCATCCTCGATGAGATGCGAAGGAAGTCGGCGGAGGAAGGGCTTGCGACCCCCGGCGAGGGGTTGGAGTGGGGCGTCCTCTTCGGTTTTGGGCCAGGCCTCACGGTGGAGACGGTGGTTCTTCACAGTGTGCCAACAGTGACCCGTGGGTGAAAGTAATTAATAATACATATGATATAATTCCATATATTGATATTGTTGTAATGTTATTTCCTGCTATTTTAATAGTAGGAAGAAGTTTAGAGTgatttatatctaaataatCGTCTGTGGCATTTCTTCTCCAGTAATATTGTAATGATTGTGTGCTTTCTTAATAAGGTTGAACATTAATCAGCCCGTTGTGAAACTTTTTCAATTAGATATGcttattcttcttttaattttttttctttcccacttATGGACTTGTGTGTTGGAGTTTTAAGGATATAAACGATCAACGGAAAAGAAAATCGATCCAAGAGATAGTTGACATTGACAAGGCTCCGCTGGCAAATTGTTGCACAGATAAGCGTGTGATATGACCTACACTCGCAGGAAGAACAATACAAATTTCAACATTTATCAAGTGATATAATGAATATTATAATCATATTTTGATCACTCAAATACTTTTAATATTGATCAAACACCCCAATTATAAGTAGCCATTTCTTACGAAAAAGTATTTGAATCTTATTGAGAAATACACCAATTTCATCATAAGATTTCACGACTTTTAACACTCTTTTATTTACTCTAGGATGTAATGCCGAACACAAGTTGGCTTCATAATTTGATATCACGGTCAAGGCGTGAAAGACAAGATCCCAATATATTATGTGTGTATGTATAACCTAAAAATGAAAGTGCCCGACTTCAACTAAAAAACGAATTTACTTTTCCCATAGTGAATTGGGAAAAGTCCAAACTTCGAACTTTCTTTTAAACAGCATGCTCCCATTTGGGCGGCACTTCTTTATGCATTAATTCGGATCGAGTTTTGTACACAAgctcaaattcaagacataGTTTTATTAAATCATTTTGCTGAACCTGTAATATATGTTGTTACTCTTCCATAGTCCTATAAATCTCGACAGAATTCCATGAGCAGCTTCATCTACCATTGATACAAGggaaaattaaccaaaatcataaccctattgcaatttttccaattcaatcataaattttattttatttttgccaatttagtactaaacattttataatcgtgccaattcagtccatccaacCATATTTGGCTAGTTGGCATTAACATGAACGTCGGTTGATACCGgcagacaatttttttataatattgtattaaaaaaaaaaatctctctttttctttttctcctctttccctTGCTTTGGCAAATAGCTAGAGGGGAGGGCCGGTCACTAGCTAGTGCCGAGCTTGCCCTCCCCCAACGACGGTGAGGCAGCTCCTTGATCCACTAGCTAGGCGAGGCCTGCCTCGTcagatttgggtgaggttgGCCTCGTTGTCCATTAGTGAGGCGAGCCCTTGCCAGATTCAATGGAGGCTCGCCTTGCTAGTGGTTTTAAGTGAGCTTGCCCTCGCCCAATGACAATGAGGTGAGCTCATTACTGGCTAGCGATTGGCCCTCCCCTCATGCCTGTCAATGAAgtaagaggaagaagggaggaggaaaaataaaaagagcgagagagaaaaagaaaaataaaaagaaaaagaaaaagaaaaagaaaaaagagaaattaaataaaataaaatattattaacaaaTTGTCCAACGGCACCAATTAGCCAAATTCGGTCGGATagattgaattaacataattacaCAAGGtaacaataagtttaggatcaaatttgccaaaaaaaaggtttagattgaattggaaatattgtaacaagtttaggacttttttggcaatttCCCATTGATATAGTGGTGAATGAAAAGGTGGATGGTAGCAACTATCAATTTGTACATGTGATGGTATGGTGGAAATAATCATGTCTTAATAGAACATATGCAGTTGCTACCAATAAAAAGTGAGACTATGTCTATttgggaaattgtccaaaaaattctcaATCTACTAAATGGTGGCCAATTCAGTCAtgcacttttcaattttgctaatttaaacTTAAACCTTTTGgcaatttgttttttgttttttatttttttttagtgaaaggTAAGAGATATATTGACTTTAAACCAAAAGAGCTATATATAGCTATACAACAAAAACTCGGtcccaaaaacttgcactcatgCAAACAACAAGTCAGAGCGAGTGAAAGGGGGCCAAGGTAAAAGAAACCAAGCCAAGggcaaaggaaggaaaaaggccAAACAACGGCATAAAACCAGCAAGCCTAAACC
Protein-coding regions in this window:
- the LOC104430945 gene encoding LOW QUALITY PROTEIN: chalcone synthase-like (The sequence of the model RefSeq protein was modified relative to this genomic sequence to represent the inferred CDS: inserted 1 base in 1 codon) translates to MGAVEKIRENQRAKGPATILAIGTANPANCVYQAEYPHYYFRMMKSEHMTALKQKFIRICDKSMIHKRYMHLTEELMEKHPEICSYDDPSLNPRQDIIIDTIPTLGEEAALKAIKEWGQPKSKITHIVFCSTSGVDMPGADYQLMRLLGLSPSVKRVMLYHQGCFAGGTVLRVAKDLAENNAGARVLVVCSEITVTTFRGPSAENLANLVGQAIFGDGAAALIIGSDPEIPAERPIFQLVWTAETVLPNSEGAIEGQLRDVGLTFXVIRQVPHLIANHIEKSLKEAFDSLGISDWNSIFWVPHPGGPAILNQIEAKLGLKKERLRAVRHVLREYGNMSSACVSFILDEMRRKSAEEGLATPGEGLEWGVLFGFGPGLTVETVVLHSVPTVTRG